A single region of the Leptothrix cholodnii SP-6 genome encodes:
- a CDS encoding STAS domain-containing protein, translated as MDTDPKTGDAPRTLRIQGELSIFRATELKQALLAEPAATEIDLSGVTDIDTAGLQLLMLAKKHARRSGREVRLVGHSPAVIELFELLHIAGHFGDPMVIDAPARDAPHRN; from the coding sequence ATGGATACCGATCCGAAAACCGGTGATGCGCCGCGCACGCTGCGCATCCAGGGCGAACTGAGCATATTCCGGGCGACCGAGCTGAAACAGGCGCTGCTGGCCGAGCCGGCAGCCACTGAAATCGATCTGTCGGGCGTGACCGACATCGACACCGCCGGCCTGCAACTGCTGATGCTGGCCAAGAAACACGCCCGGCGCAGCGGTCGCGAGGTGCGCCTGGTGGGCCACAGCCCGGCCGTGATCGAACTCTTCGAGCTGCTGCACATCGCCGGCCATTTCGGCGACCCGATGGTGATCGATGCCCCGGCACGCGACGCCCCCCATCGCAACTGA
- a CDS encoding response regulator, which yields MAKTILIVDDSASMREVVGIALKSAGYLVLEGRDGKDALAKMTGQKIHLIISDVNMPNMDGISFVKAVKQMPNYKFTPIIMLTTESEESKKRQGQEAGARAWVVKPFKPDHLLVAVQKLCLP from the coding sequence GTGGCCAAGACCATTCTGATCGTTGACGATTCGGCCTCCATGCGCGAGGTCGTGGGGATCGCACTCAAGAGCGCCGGCTACCTGGTGCTGGAGGGCCGCGACGGCAAGGACGCACTCGCCAAGATGACCGGGCAGAAGATTCACCTGATCATCAGCGACGTCAACATGCCCAACATGGACGGCATCAGTTTCGTGAAGGCCGTCAAGCAGATGCCGAACTACAAGTTCACGCCCATCATCATGCTGACGACCGAGTCGGAAGAATCCAAGAAGCGCCAGGGTCAGGAAGCCGGCGCGCGGGCCTGGGTGGTCAAGCCGTTCAAGCCGGATCACCTGCTGGTGGCGGTGCAGAAACTCTGCCTGCCATGA
- a CDS encoding methyl-accepting chemotaxis protein produces MPPVGLALAGAVTTLVTTGSSWVGIVLALAQVAAGIGIGLWQSARHARMLAAISAHLASEQAFSAEVAPIWSGHIEASREQMEVAISALTRRFSGIVAKLATAVEAAGMSHATVQDSDNGLGAVFARSQHELGVVIEAQKAATTSMLTMLEKVQGLRRFVTDLQGMAADVAKIAQQSNLLALNAAIEAARFGEQGRGFAVVAKEFRLLSTMSGETGRSIDEKVGVIHAGILDACAVVREQVDQEEQSLVTTQTSVGRVLTEFKEITDTLLQSSTLLKDESTGIKSEIGDALIQLQFQDRVSQIMNHVKDNIERLPGYFQEHQQQYAQSGELLPIDAQMLLTELKNTYAMKDQHVIHQGEKAVQSTETEITFF; encoded by the coding sequence TTGCCTCCGGTCGGCCTGGCGCTGGCCGGCGCGGTGACCACCCTCGTCACGACCGGATCCAGCTGGGTCGGCATCGTCCTGGCGCTGGCCCAGGTCGCGGCCGGCATCGGCATCGGCCTGTGGCAGTCGGCGCGACACGCGCGGATGCTGGCGGCGATCTCGGCCCACCTCGCCAGCGAGCAGGCCTTCAGCGCCGAGGTGGCACCGATCTGGAGCGGCCACATCGAAGCCTCGCGCGAGCAGATGGAAGTGGCGATCTCGGCCCTGACGCGGCGCTTCTCGGGCATCGTCGCCAAGCTCGCGACCGCGGTCGAGGCCGCCGGCATGAGCCATGCGACGGTGCAGGACAGCGACAACGGCCTGGGCGCCGTGTTCGCCCGCAGCCAGCACGAGCTCGGTGTCGTGATCGAGGCGCAGAAGGCCGCCACCACCAGCATGCTCACCATGCTCGAGAAGGTGCAGGGCCTGCGCCGCTTCGTCACCGACCTGCAGGGCATGGCCGCCGATGTCGCCAAGATCGCCCAGCAGAGCAACCTGCTGGCGCTCAACGCCGCCATCGAGGCGGCCCGTTTCGGCGAGCAGGGGCGCGGTTTCGCGGTGGTCGCCAAGGAGTTCCGGCTGCTGTCGACGATGTCCGGTGAAACCGGCCGCAGCATCGACGAGAAAGTCGGCGTGATCCACGCCGGAATACTCGACGCGTGTGCCGTGGTGCGCGAACAGGTCGACCAGGAAGAGCAATCCCTTGTCACAACGCAAACCTCGGTCGGCCGGGTGCTCACGGAATTCAAGGAAATCACCGATACCCTTTTGCAGTCCAGCACGCTGCTCAAGGACGAAAGCACGGGAATCAAGTCGGAAATCGGCGATGCACTGATCCAGCTGCAATTCCAGGATCGGGTGAGCCAGATCATGAATCATGTCAAGGACAACATCGAGCGCCTGCCCGGGTATTTCCAGGAGCATCAGCAACAGTATGCGCAAAGCGGCGAACTGCTGCCGATCGATGCCCAGATGCTGCTCACCGAATTGAAGAACACCTACGCCATGAAGGATCAGCACGTGATCCACCAGGGCGAAAAAGCGGTGCAGAGCACCGAGACCGAAATCACCTTCTTCTAG
- a CDS encoding chemotaxis protein CheA, with translation MNIDQALQTFISESRELLGEMEQALLGLEEAEQKDELVNAIFRAAHTIKGSAGLFSLDAIVEFTHVVESVLDKVRAGRIAIGDALVVLLLACRDHICALIDTVETNQGDFEAALLAQGEPLLGQLRGHLGVRADPPAAADTGARTLIADATRPGNGVVERIDRDSATTDCWHISLRFGPDVLRNGLDPLSFIRYLQTLGRIAGAAIHTEALPEAGQMDPERCYLGFELALRTDADKTTIENVFEFVRDECELRILPPHSRIGDYIRLIEQQGEAARLGEMLLRCGTLTAQELDHAINDQAAHPDKLIGAILVDDGVVQPEVVEAALVRQKQVRDSGAHESRSIRIDADKLDQLINLVGELIIAGANVNQIAQRAQFADLQESTSKLSTLVQEVRDSALQLRMVRIGATFSRFQRVVHDVSRELGKDIALVIQGEDTELDKTVVEKISDPLMHLVRNAMDHGIESAALRLERGKPAQGRLELNAFHDSGSIVITVRDDGGGLRRERILAKAIERGLVEAGHTLSDSEVYGLIFEPGFSTAEQVTNLSGRGVGLDVVKRNITALRGSVEIASTEGTGTTVTVRLPLTLAIIDGFLVGAGKSVYAIPLDMIEECIAYSAEPGHDYTNLRGQVLPFIRLREIFALNAPPPRSQNIVVLKHGKQRAGLVVDRLMGEFQTVIKPLEAMFGHVKCISGSTILGSGEVALILDVPALINRCINHDKRSLAQGQGLESISP, from the coding sequence ATGAACATCGACCAGGCACTCCAGACCTTCATTTCCGAGAGCCGGGAACTGTTGGGCGAGATGGAGCAGGCCCTGCTCGGGCTTGAAGAGGCCGAGCAGAAAGACGAGCTGGTGAACGCGATCTTTCGCGCCGCGCACACCATCAAGGGCTCGGCCGGGCTGTTCAGCCTGGACGCGATCGTCGAATTCACCCACGTGGTCGAAAGCGTGCTCGACAAGGTTCGCGCCGGCCGGATCGCGATCGGCGACGCGCTGGTGGTGCTGCTGCTGGCCTGCCGCGACCACATCTGCGCGCTGATCGACACGGTCGAGACGAACCAGGGCGACTTCGAGGCGGCGCTGCTGGCCCAGGGCGAGCCGCTGCTGGGGCAACTGCGCGGCCATCTCGGCGTGCGGGCCGACCCGCCAGCCGCCGCCGACACCGGCGCCCGCACCCTGATCGCCGACGCCACCCGGCCGGGCAACGGCGTGGTCGAGCGCATCGACCGCGACAGCGCCACCACCGACTGCTGGCACATCTCGCTGCGCTTCGGCCCCGACGTGCTGAGGAACGGCCTCGACCCGCTGTCGTTCATCCGCTACCTGCAGACGCTGGGCCGCATCGCCGGCGCGGCGATCCACACCGAGGCGCTGCCCGAGGCCGGGCAGATGGATCCGGAGCGCTGCTATCTGGGCTTCGAGCTGGCACTGCGCACCGATGCCGACAAGACGACGATCGAGAACGTGTTCGAGTTCGTGCGCGACGAGTGCGAGCTGCGCATCCTGCCGCCGCACAGCCGCATCGGCGACTACATCCGCCTGATCGAGCAGCAGGGCGAAGCCGCCCGCCTGGGCGAGATGCTGCTGCGCTGCGGCACCCTGACCGCGCAGGAGCTCGACCACGCCATCAACGACCAGGCCGCGCACCCCGACAAGCTGATCGGCGCCATCCTGGTCGACGACGGCGTGGTGCAGCCCGAGGTGGTGGAGGCCGCGCTGGTCAGGCAGAAGCAGGTGCGCGACAGCGGCGCGCACGAGAGCCGCTCGATCCGCATCGACGCCGACAAGCTCGACCAGCTCATCAACCTGGTCGGCGAACTCATCATCGCCGGCGCCAACGTCAACCAGATCGCCCAGCGGGCGCAGTTTGCCGACCTGCAGGAAAGCACCTCGAAGCTGTCGACGCTGGTGCAGGAGGTGCGCGACAGCGCGCTGCAACTGCGCATGGTGCGCATCGGCGCCACCTTCAGCCGCTTCCAGCGTGTGGTGCACGACGTCTCGCGCGAGCTCGGCAAGGACATCGCGCTGGTCATCCAGGGCGAGGACACCGAGCTCGACAAGACCGTGGTCGAGAAGATCAGCGACCCGCTGATGCACCTGGTGCGCAACGCGATGGACCACGGCATCGAATCGGCGGCGCTGCGGCTCGAACGCGGCAAGCCGGCGCAGGGCCGGCTCGAACTCAACGCCTTCCACGACTCGGGCAGCATCGTCATCACCGTGCGCGACGACGGCGGCGGCCTCAGGCGCGAGCGCATCCTGGCCAAGGCGATCGAGCGCGGCCTGGTCGAAGCCGGCCACACGCTCAGCGACAGCGAGGTCTACGGGCTGATCTTCGAGCCGGGCTTCTCGACCGCCGAGCAGGTCACCAACCTGTCGGGGCGCGGTGTCGGGCTGGACGTGGTCAAGCGCAACATCACGGCGCTGCGCGGTTCGGTCGAGATCGCCAGCACCGAGGGCACGGGCACCACCGTGACGGTGCGCCTGCCGCTGACGCTGGCCATCATCGACGGCTTCCTGGTCGGCGCCGGCAAGTCGGTCTACGCGATCCCGCTCGACATGATCGAGGAGTGCATCGCCTACAGCGCCGAGCCCGGCCACGACTACACCAACCTGCGCGGCCAGGTGCTGCCCTTCATCCGCCTGCGCGAGATCTTCGCGCTGAACGCGCCGCCGCCGCGCAGCCAGAACATCGTCGTGCTCAAGCACGGCAAGCAGCG